The Metabacillus sediminilitoris genome window below encodes:
- the fliJ gene encoding flagellar export protein FliJ, producing the protein MGYQFRFQKIMDIKESEKEKSLAEYNQSVHDFENVAHKLYDSLKQKEVLEENTISKLNQGMSVQEIRHYQQFVTNLEKTITHYQKLVLLTRNRMNEKQVKLMQHNLEVKKYEKLKNKQQEDYSINMKQLENKHMDDLSIQTYMYRGN; encoded by the coding sequence ATGGGATATCAATTCAGGTTTCAAAAGATTATGGATATAAAAGAAAGTGAAAAAGAGAAATCGTTAGCAGAATACAATCAATCGGTGCATGATTTTGAAAATGTTGCACATAAACTATATGATTCGCTTAAGCAAAAAGAAGTGCTTGAAGAAAATACGATTTCCAAACTTAATCAGGGAATGTCGGTACAAGAAATAAGACACTACCAACAATTTGTTACCAATTTAGAAAAGACAATTACACACTATCAAAAACTTGTTTTATTAACTCGTAATCGGATGAATGAAAAGCAAGTTAAGCTAATGCAACACAATTTAGAAGTGAAAAAGTATGAAAAGCTTAAAAACAAACAACAAGAAGATTACAGTATTAATATGAAGCAACTAGAAAATAAACATATGGATGATCTTTCAATACAGACCTATATGTATCGAGGAAATTAG
- a CDS encoding MotE family protein, which translates to MENEKQEYGKFQWFFFVILIPIIFTLTLVIIILNVAGFDLLGKTKAVIAEVPVIEKVFKDKEQETNINESEEVRNAAKQIEEKKELEQTIEEQTSMITALEQDVTTKDKEIQKLTQEIKSLESQIEDIEKSTAEKKSKDITKLYDNMSSKKAAELIPGLKEDDALLILTSLDDRQVADILSKMIVDDAVKYTNLLAANSVVEGGE; encoded by the coding sequence ATGGAAAATGAAAAACAAGAATACGGTAAATTTCAGTGGTTTTTCTTTGTCATTTTAATTCCAATTATCTTCACTTTAACGTTAGTGATCATTATCTTGAATGTTGCTGGATTTGATTTGCTTGGCAAGACAAAGGCAGTAATAGCAGAAGTGCCAGTCATTGAAAAGGTTTTTAAAGATAAAGAGCAGGAAACGAATATAAATGAGTCAGAAGAAGTAAGGAATGCAGCAAAACAAATTGAAGAGAAGAAGGAACTAGAACAAACAATTGAAGAACAAACGTCTATGATTACTGCGTTAGAGCAAGACGTAACCACAAAAGATAAAGAAATTCAAAAGTTAACACAAGAAATAAAATCTCTAGAATCACAAATTGAAGATATTGAAAAATCGACTGCAGAAAAAAAATCAAAAGATATTACAAAACTTTATGATAACATGTCGAGTAAAAAAGCAGCAGAGCTTATTCCTGGATTAAAGGAAGATGATGCATTACTTATTTTAACCTCTTTAGATGACAGACAAGTTGCAGATATTTTATCGAAAATGATTGTTGATGATGCGGTAAAATATACAAACCTCTTAGCAGCAAACTCTGTAGTGGAGGGAGGTGAATAA